The window CGGCACAGGCAGATGCGGGTGGACTACATCGCCAGGAGGGCGGAGGGCTACGGGATACCCGGGGTGGTGGTGGACGGCAACGACGCCTTCGCCGTTTACCTGGAGGCCAGAAAGGCGGTGGAGCGGGCCCGGAAAGGGGAGGGCCCCACCCTCCTCGAGGCCCTCACCTACCGCCTGGCTCCCCACACCACCTCCGACGACCCGAGCCGGTATAGGACCCGGGAGGAGGAGGAAGCCTGGCGCTCCAAGGATCCCATCCTGCGCCTCCGCAAGGCCCTGGAGGCCGCTGGGCTTTGGGATGGGGACCTGGAGGAGGCTCTTCTTGGGGAGCTGGAGGAGGAGTTTACCCGGGAGCTGGCCCTGGCGGATGGGGCTCCCGAGCCCGGCCCCGAGACGATGGTGGAGCACGTCTACAAGGAGATGGGCCCAGACCAGAAGCGGGCTTGGGAGGCCTTGAAAGAAGGGAAGCACGTGGAGGAGCTATGGTAGCGGAAAGGGCCAGGGTGCTGAACCTGGTCCAGGCCATCCACGAGGCCCTGGACCTGGCTTTGGCTCGGGATGAGCGGGTTTTGGTCTTTGGGGAGGACGTGGGGAGGCTTGGCGGAGTGTTCCGGGTCACGGAGGGCCTCCAGGCCAAATACGGCGAGGGCCGGGTCTTCGATACCCCCTTGGCGGAAAGCGGCATCCTGGGCCTGGCCATCGGCCTTGCCATGGGAGGCATGCGGCCCGTGGCGGAGATCCAGTTTGCGGGTTTTCTCTACCCAGCCCTGGACCAGATCCTCTCTCACCTGGGCCGCTGGCGCCACCGCTCCCGGGGCCGGGTGGGTCTGCCCGTGGTGGTACGGGCCCCCTATGGGGGTGGGGTGCACACCCCCGAGCAGCATGCGGACTCCCCCGAGGCCCTTCTGGCCCACGCTCCTGGGGTTAAGGTGGTGATCCCCTCGAGCCCCGAAAGGGCTAAGGGCCTCCTCCTGGCCGCCATAGAGGACGAGGACCCGGTCTTCTTCCTGGAGGCCATCAAGCTCTACCGGGGGGCACGGGCCCAAGTGCCTGAGGGCTACTACACCCTCCCCCTGGGCAAGGCCCGGGTGGTGCGGGAGGGAAGGCACGCCACCCTGATCGGCTATGGGGGCATGGTGGAGGTGATGCTGGAGGCGGCGGAGGTGGCGGCCCGGGAGGGGGTGGAGGTCATGGTGGTGGACCTGGAAACCCTGGTTCCCTTGGACGAGGGCACCCTCCTGGAGGCTGTGCGGGAGACGGGGCGGGCGGTGGTGGTCTACGAGGCCATGCGCACCGGGGGCTTCGGAGCGGAGATCGCTGCCCGCATCGCCGAGGGGGCCATAGACTACCTCCAGGCCCCCGTGGTGCGGGTGGCGGGGTACGACGCCCCTTACCCTCCCTTCAGCGCCATGGAGCACCACTACCGTCCCAACGCGCGCCGGGTGCTGGCGGCCTTAAGGCGGGTGCTGACCCACTGAGGCCTATCCGGTGTGGGCTCGGTGGGTAAGCTGGGGACGAGGCCACGCTACTTGCCCAAACCGCCTAGCCCAGGAAAGGGGTAACCGTCCTCCGCGTGAGCGAGGAGCTTGGGGGCGCGGGCCCTCTAGGCTGCCGAAACGCCCTCCTTGCCGCGCATGCTCAGGGGAGCCTGGGTGGCGGGGGATCCTCCCGTTACATGGCCAGGGGTTTGGGCCACGGCTTTGGGCTGGCGTAAAGTGGAGGGTATGGAGAGGCCCATTTCCCAGAGGCTTTTTTCCGAGGCGCAAGCCCACATCCCGGGCGGGGTTTCCAGCCCCGTTAGGGCCTTCAAGGCGGTGGGGGGTACCCCTCCCTTCCTGGTGCGGGGAAAGGGAGCCCATGTGTGGGACGCGGACGGGAACCGGTATGTGGACTATGTGCTCAGCTGGGGGCCCTTGATCCTGGGCCACGCCCACCCGGAAGTGGTAGAGAGGGTTAGGGAAGTGGCGGAAGAGGGCCTGACCTTCGGGGCTCCCCATCCCCTCGAGGCCGAGTTGGCCAAGGCGGTGAAGCGGGCCTACCCCCAGGTGGAGCT is drawn from Thermus neutrinimicus and contains these coding sequences:
- a CDS encoding alpha-ketoacid dehydrogenase subunit beta, with amino-acid sequence MVAERARVLNLVQAIHEALDLALARDERVLVFGEDVGRLGGVFRVTEGLQAKYGEGRVFDTPLAESGILGLAIGLAMGGMRPVAEIQFAGFLYPALDQILSHLGRWRHRSRGRVGLPVVVRAPYGGGVHTPEQHADSPEALLAHAPGVKVVIPSSPERAKGLLLAAIEDEDPVFFLEAIKLYRGARAQVPEGYYTLPLGKARVVREGRHATLIGYGGMVEVMLEAAEVAAREGVEVMVVDLETLVPLDEGTLLEAVRETGRAVVVYEAMRTGGFGAEIAARIAEGAIDYLQAPVVRVAGYDAPYPPFSAMEHHYRPNARRVLAALRRVLTH